The proteins below come from a single Falco rusticolus isolate bFalRus1 chromosome 18, bFalRus1.pri, whole genome shotgun sequence genomic window:
- the LOC119158843 gene encoding uncharacterized protein LOC119158843, which produces MLWAGFAECFPAHGLVFAQKLPCPGGKGQCRARSPGSPSLLLAQSPLLGLGGGGGVSGVLGPPQLMPQSRGQWAVPGCAALAPCVSLLQGTGMPSTGTSRMKVTTCTWTRTGCWRCLGGRLAARTPNQDWISLYCWAPFHATLMAIPEGSRCRWDQISSTYSELSSCTQLLAQLLSCPWPNTVLDTFFLQVHAEYFTNCTGAGSPGWAWPWHGCGCGRGAQLPRAPCSSPHTQQSPEGLKPGGQLPSPCLPPCPREAGNSPFPPSPGN; this is translated from the exons ATGCTCTGGGCAGGGTTTGCTGAGTGCTTCCCTGCCCACGGGTTGGTGTTTGCTCAGAAACTGCCCTGCCCCGGTGGCAAAGGCCAATGCAGAGCCAGGAGCCCTggctccccttccctccttttgGCCCAGTCACCTCTGCTTggcctgggaggaggaggaggggtcTCCGGTGTGCTGGGACCACCCCAGCTCATGCCCCAAAGCCGGGGGCAgtgggctgtgcctggctgtgcagccctggcacccTGTGTCTCATTGCTGCAGGGCACGGGGATGCCGAGTACGGGGACCTCGAGGATGAAG GTCACTACCTGTACCTGGACGAGGACG ggctgctggaggtgctTGGGGGGGCGGCTGGCTGCCAGGACACCTAACCAGGACTGGATCTCCCTCTACTGCTGGGCCCCCTTCCACGCCACCCTCATGGCCATCCCTGAGGGCAGCCGCTGCCGCTGGGACCAGATCAGCAG CACCTACAGCGAGCTCTCCAgctgcacccagctgctggcccagctgctctcctgcccctgGCCCAACACTGTCCTTGACACCTTCTTCCTGCAGGTCCACGCTGAGTACTTCACCAACTGCACGGGGGCTGGGTCCCCCGGCTGGGCTTGGCCATGGcatggctgtggctgtggccgTGGGGCTCAGCTGCCTCGTGCCCCTTGCAGCAGCCCTCACACTCAGCAGAGCCCGGAGGGGCTCAAACCCGGCGGgcagctgcccagcccctgcctgcccccatgCCCACGAGAGGCTGGCaacagccccttccctcccagccctgggaacTAA
- the EZH1 gene encoding histone-lysine N-methyltransferase EZH1 translates to MAEEKMEIAAPPTSKCIIYWKRKVKSEYMRLRQLKRFQANMGAKSLFVANFAKVHEKTQILNEDWKKLRVQPVQLMKPVSGHPFLKQCTVESIFPGFPSQTLYMRTLNTVALVPIMYSWSPLQQNFMVEDETVLCNIPYMGDEVKEEDETFIEELINNYDGKVHGEEEMISGSVLISDAVFLELVNALNQYSDEEEEGHNDSEVKQEDGKEELPVTRKRKRIAVEGNKKCSKKRFPNDMIFTAISSMFPEYGFPDDMKERYRELTEVSDPNVLPPQCTPNIDGPCAKSVQREQSLHSFHTLFCRRCFKYDCFLHPFHATPNVYKRKNRETKIEPDPCGADCFLWLEGAKEFAALHNPRSKCSGRRRRRHHVVGASCSNNPASTVAETREGDSDRDTGNEWASSSSEANSRCQTPTKQKLSPASSQLFAVETPQEPVEWTGAEESLFRVFHGTYFNNFCSIARLLGTKTCKQVFQFAVKESLITKLPTNELMNPSQKKKRKHRLWAAHCRKIQLKKDNSPTQVYNYQPCDHPEHPCDSSCPCIMTQNFCEKFCQCNPDCQNRFPGCRCKTQCNTKQCPCYLAVRECDPDLCLTCGASEHWDCKVVSCKNCSIQRGLKKHLLLAPSDVAGWGTFIKESVQKNEFISEYCGELISQDEADRRGKVYDKYMSSFLFNLNNDFVVDATRKGNKIRFANHSVNPNCYAKVVMVNGDHRIGIFAKRAIQAGEELFFDYRYSQADALKYVGIERETDII, encoded by the exons ATGGCCGAGGA aaaaatggaaattgcCGCTCCTCCGACATCAAAGTGTATTAtatactggaaaagaaaagtcAAGTCTGAATATATGCGTCTTCGGCAGCTCAAGAGGTTTCAGGCAAACATGGGAGCCAAG TCTCTGTTTGTGGCCAACTTCGCGAAGGTTCATGAAAAGACTCAAATTCTGAATGAAGACTGGAAGAAGCTTCGGGTCCAGCCCGTGCAATTGATGAAGCCGGTCAGCGGGCATCCGTTCCTAAAACAG TGTACAGTTGAGAGCATTTTCCCGGGATTTCCAAGCCAGACGCTGTACATGAGGACCCTGAACACGGTGGCGCTGGTGCCCATTATGTACTCCTGGTCCCCGCTCCAGCAGAATTTCATG GTGGAGGATGAAACTGTTCTGTGTAATATCCCTTACATGGGAGATGAGGTGAAGGAAGAAGATGAAACTTTCATTGAAGAACTCATTAATAACTATGATGGGAAGGTTCATGGAGAGGAAG AAATGATTTCAGGGTCAGTCCTCATCAGTGACGCTGTGTTCCTGGAGCTAGTGAACGCCCTGAATCAGTACTcggatgaggaggaggaaggacacAACGATTCTGAGGTTAAACAGGAGGATGGGAAAGAGGAGCTGCCGgtcacaaggaaaagaaagcgAATTGCAGTGGAAG GTAACAAGAAGTGTTCAAAGAAGCGGTTTCCAAATGACATGATATTTACTGCTATTTCTTCTATGTTTCCTGAATACGGCTTCCCAGACGATATGAAAGAGAG GTACCGGGAGCTCACGGAAGTGTCGGACCCGAACGTGCTGCCGCCGCAGTGCACTCCCAACATAGACGGGCCGTGCGCGAAGTCGGTCCAGCGGGAGCAGTCCCTGCACTCCTTCCACACCCTCTTCTGCCGCCGCTGCTTCAAATACGACTGTTTTCTGCATC cttttcatgcTACTCCTAATGTGTACAAACGAAAGAATAGAGAGACCAAGATCGAGCCAGATCCTTGCGGAGCAGACTGTTTCCTCTGGCTG GAAGGAGCCAAGGAGTTTGCTGCGCTGCACAACCCCAGGTCCAAGTGCTCGGGCCGGCGCCGCCGGAGGCACCACGTGGTGGGTGCTTCCTGCTCAAACAACCCGGCTTCCACCGTCGCCGAGACGAGGGAGGGTGACAGCGACCGAGACACGGGCAACGAGTGGGCCTCTAGCTCCTCGG AGGCAAACTCCCGCTGCCAGACCCCCACCAAGCAGAAGCTGAgcccagcctcctcccagctgTTCGCGGTGGAGACGCCGCAGGAGCCCGTCGAGTGGACGGGAGCCGAGGAATCGCTCTTCCGTGTCTTCCACGGGACCTACTTCAACAACTTCTGCTCAattgccaggctgctggggacaaAGACATGCaagcag GTCTTTCAGTTTGCAGTGAAAGAGTCGCTTATAACAAAACTGCCAACAAACGAATTAATGAATCCAtcccagaagaagaaaaggaagcacag GCTGTGGGCTGCGCACTGCAGGAAGATTCAGCTGAAGAAAG ATAATTCACCTACCCAGGTGTACAACTACCAGCCCTGCGACCACCCCGAGCATCCCTGTGACAGCTCCTGCCCTTGCATCATGACTCAGAATTTCTGTGAGAAGTTCTGCCAGTGCAACCCTGACT GTCAGAACCGCTTCCCAGGCTGCCGCTGTAAAACCCAGTGCAACACCAAGCAGTGCCCGTGCTACCTGGCTGTGCGGGAGTGCGATCCGGACCTCTGCCTGACCTGCGGGGCTTCGGAGCACTGGGACTGCAAGGTGGTCTCCTGCAAGAACTGCAGCATCCAGCGAGGTCTCAAAAAG CACTTGTTGCTGGCACCGTCGGATGTCGCTGGCTGGGGGACTTTCATCAAGGAATCTGTGCAGAAGAATGAGTTCATCTCCGAGTACTGCGGCGAG cttaTTTCACAGGACGAGGCTGACCGGCGAGGGAAGGTCTACGACAAGTACATGTCCAGCTTCCTCTTCAACCTCAACAACG attTTGTTGTTGATGCGACCcgcaaaggaaataaaatccgCTTTGCCAATCACTCGGTGAACCCCAATTGCTATGCCAAAG TTGTGATGGTGAACGGAGACCACCGGATAGGGATCTTTGCCAAGAGAGCCATCCAGGCGGGAGAGGAGCTCTTCTTTGATTACAG GTACAGCCAGGCAGACGCCCTGAAGTATGTCGGCATAGAGAGGGAGACGGATATCATCTAG